From the genome of Psychrilyobacter atlanticus DSM 19335, one region includes:
- a CDS encoding energy-coupling factor transporter transmembrane component T family protein yields the protein MTTTGTLYIDKKSPIHSLDGSIKLLMLLVWTAVAFLFTDIRVFLGLILGGAYIIRMANITFKEVKPLVIFLLIFTLFNSLFLILITPAYGSELIDQYTPIFNILGRPLTYETLWFAIMLSLKYLSILPITIIFIFTTHPSRFASSLNKIGVSYKIAYAVNIALRYIPDVRDEFVNIMHAQEARGVAFRKGEDSLINRFKNYNTILIPLVLSSLNRVEVVSNAMNLRGFGSEKTRSWYNGKKYGKFDFLAVALLLVGAVAGILINKFYLSGFWYPF from the coding sequence GTGACTACAACAGGAACTTTATATATCGATAAAAAGTCTCCAATCCATTCTTTAGATGGAAGTATAAAACTCTTAATGTTATTAGTTTGGACAGCTGTAGCCTTTCTGTTTACAGACATCAGAGTATTTTTAGGACTTATCTTAGGTGGAGCTTACATCATAAGAATGGCAAACATTACATTTAAAGAAGTTAAACCATTGGTAATATTCTTACTAATATTTACCCTCTTTAACTCTTTATTTTTGATCTTAATAACTCCTGCCTATGGTTCGGAACTTATAGATCAATATACACCTATATTTAATATTTTAGGGAGACCCCTTACCTATGAAACACTGTGGTTTGCAATAATGCTATCTCTAAAATATCTATCTATACTGCCTATAACCATCATATTTATCTTCACTACCCATCCTAGTAGGTTTGCAAGTAGTTTAAATAAGATCGGTGTTTCATATAAGATTGCCTATGCAGTCAATATAGCCCTCAGGTATATCCCTGATGTCAGAGATGAGTTTGTAAATATTATGCACGCTCAAGAAGCTCGTGGAGTAGCCTTTAGAAAGGGAGAAGACAGTCTTATAAATAGATTTAAAAACTATAACACCATCCTTATTCCCTTGGTTTTATCCTCGTTAAACAGGGTAGAAGTAGTCTCAAATGCTATGAACCTACGTGGATTTGGATCTGAAAAAACCAGATCTTGGTACAATGGAAAAAAATATGGTAAATTTGATTTCTTAGCCGTTGCACTCCTACTAGTAGGAGCAGTTGCAGGAATTTTAATAAATAAATTTTATCTCAGCGGATTTTGGTATCCATTTTAA